In Aminobacterium sp. MB27-C1, a single genomic region encodes these proteins:
- a CDS encoding protein-glutamate O-methyltransferase CheR — MPERKNYDSPEYDIFKKKIKSMTGLDLNSYKNQIHRRVHMLMQRWDVTSYEIYYEIIKKDDKKLREFLDYLTINVSEFFRNLPRWQDLEMKIIPELIKTRGSKRLKLWSAGCATGEEPYSLAILSSETGLSCPPHVLASDIDEGAIKIAKNGVYQKKQTINILQERITKYFTSIDSETLEIKNDVKKRVSFERINLIEDGFKNDFDLILCRNVVIYFEAETKRKLYEKFFKALRPGGCLLVGSTEQIFEHRSIGFESAGPFIYRKPQ; from the coding sequence ATGCCAGAACGGAAAAATTACGACTCTCCTGAATACGACATCTTTAAAAAGAAAATAAAATCAATGACAGGTTTAGATCTTAATTCTTATAAAAATCAAATTCATCGGCGCGTTCACATGCTTATGCAGCGATGGGATGTAACATCGTATGAAATATACTACGAAATCATAAAGAAAGACGACAAGAAACTTCGTGAATTTTTAGATTATTTAACAATCAACGTCTCCGAGTTTTTCAGAAATCTTCCACGATGGCAAGACTTAGAAATGAAAATCATTCCAGAGCTTATAAAAACGAGAGGGTCAAAACGATTAAAGCTATGGAGTGCAGGATGTGCTACAGGTGAAGAACCTTATTCACTTGCAATTTTGTCTTCAGAAACAGGATTAAGTTGTCCTCCACACGTACTGGCTAGTGATATTGATGAAGGGGCTATAAAAATAGCTAAAAATGGAGTTTACCAAAAAAAGCAAACCATTAATATCCTTCAAGAGCGTATAACGAAATATTTTACTTCAATTGACAGTGAAACATTAGAGATTAAAAACGACGTTAAAAAGCGTGTTTCGTTTGAACGTATCAATCTCATAGAAGATGGATTTAAGAATGATTTTGATTTAATTTTATGCAGAAACGTCGTTATTTATTTTGAAGCTGAGACTAAAAGAAAACTTTATGAAAAATTCTTCAAGGCACTAAGGCCTGGCGGTTGTTTATTAGTCGGATCTACAGAACAGATTTTTGAACATAGAAGCATAGGTTTTGAATCTGCAGGCCCCTTTATTTATCGAAAACCACAATAA
- the rsmH gene encoding 16S rRNA (cytosine(1402)-N(4))-methyltransferase RsmH, whose amino-acid sequence MIEHIPVMVNEVIEKLKNIEEPHIIVDATLGLGGYAEEILKEFADVQLIGIDRDREALSLARKRLEPFSHRVSTHRCSFSSLSTVLMEEKVRPDGVVFDLGVSNLQISVPERGFSFQNDGPLDMRMEGVQEERVLSAAHIINTFSEKDLADIFWKYGEERYSRRIASGIARFRDKNGPIERTFQLVDAIRASLPAPVQRKMGGHPARKVFQALRIYVNDELHELEEGLSSAIDNIAPGGVIVVVSYHSLEDRIVKYAMREWASSGLGILLNRRPLKPTDEEVERNYKARSAKLRAFQKVEKESSI is encoded by the coding sequence ATGATAGAGCATATTCCTGTTATGGTGAATGAAGTTATTGAAAAACTTAAAAATATAGAAGAACCGCACATTATTGTTGATGCTACGTTAGGGTTAGGTGGTTATGCCGAAGAGATATTAAAGGAATTTGCTGACGTTCAATTAATTGGTATCGACAGAGACAGAGAAGCACTTTCTTTGGCAAGGAAGAGACTAGAGCCTTTTTCTCACAGAGTTTCTACTCATAGATGCTCCTTTAGCTCTTTATCTACAGTGCTTATGGAAGAAAAAGTGAGGCCGGATGGAGTGGTTTTTGATCTTGGCGTTTCTAATTTGCAAATTAGCGTTCCTGAGCGTGGTTTTTCTTTTCAGAATGACGGCCCACTTGATATGAGGATGGAGGGCGTGCAGGAAGAAAGGGTGCTTTCTGCTGCTCATATTATTAATACTTTCTCAGAAAAAGATCTTGCAGATATCTTTTGGAAGTACGGAGAGGAGCGTTATTCAAGGCGTATCGCTTCTGGTATAGCTAGATTTCGGGATAAAAATGGACCAATAGAACGAACATTTCAACTCGTTGATGCTATCAGAGCTTCTTTACCAGCACCGGTGCAAAGAAAAATGGGTGGACATCCTGCACGTAAGGTCTTTCAGGCGTTGAGAATTTATGTGAACGATGAATTGCATGAATTAGAAGAGGGCCTTTCATCTGCTATAGATAATATTGCTCCAGGAGGAGTTATTGTCGTAGTCAGTTATCATTCTTTAGAAGACCGCATCGTTAAATACGCCATGAGAGAGTGGGCTAGTTCAGGTTTGGGAATACTTTTAAACCGCAGACCCTTAAAACCTACCGATGAAGAAGTTGAGAGAAATTACAAAGCGAGAAGTGCAAAGTTGCGAGCGTTCCAAAAAGTAGAGAAGGAGAGTTCTATTTAG
- the mraZ gene encoding division/cell wall cluster transcriptional repressor MraZ, which yields MLVGTYEHKVDSKGRTVLPAKFRQELGQCVVATIGIDQCVSIYPMSNWSRVLEKLQELPFSKSKSRGLMRVMLASAHELPIDSAGRILIPQLLRDHASLQSDALFVGVSDHIELWDKELWNTYSLQIMEELPAIAEEIEGF from the coding sequence ATGTTGGTGGGAACCTATGAACACAAGGTCGACTCAAAAGGTAGAACAGTTCTTCCTGCTAAATTCCGGCAGGAACTCGGCCAATGTGTGGTTGCCACTATAGGTATTGATCAGTGTGTATCTATTTATCCCATGTCAAATTGGTCAAGAGTTCTCGAAAAGTTGCAAGAACTTCCTTTCTCAAAAAGCAAATCGAGAGGACTTATGCGTGTAATGTTAGCAAGTGCCCACGAGCTTCCTATCGATAGTGCAGGCCGAATACTTATCCCACAGCTGCTTCGTGATCATGCATCTCTACAATCAGACGCTCTTTTTGTCGGAGTAAGTGATCATATAGAGTTATGGGATAAAGAACTTTGGAACACTTATAGCTTGCAGATCATGGAAGAGTTACCAGCAATAGCAGAAGAAATAGAGGGATTCTGA
- the murD gene encoding UDP-N-acetylmuramoyl-L-alanine--D-glutamate ligase, with the protein MTENIQPVEGKNITILGAGVSGKGLAQLAKTLGANVFVTEKKDSLPFGSEEEFKRQGIQWEVGKNSPRALEADCIVVSSGVSPEVPILKEARQRNIPIIGEIDFVAPHIRGKIIGVTGSNGKSTVTMLSGHLLNKYGYKTAVAGNIGNPLSLYTNQDWDFVVVELSSFQLYWAHLLKSHVAIVTNLAPDHIDWHGSYEKYIEAKSNLLHLQNAGCWAVVQNRDIKALNVQNRLSVASLYWYKETPVFETNAFIRMEEKGAWLSYEKEQLLFEYKDVPLIGRHNLENVAMTVSALSLGGVVCEKIPDQLVDFVPLPHRCTFVAEINSVRYIDDSKGTNVAASSTALASIHGSKVVILGGQGKGEDYAPLAEVVKKEARVAIVLGAEKRAIVSALENIGFTQCVEVESMEDAVKRAMELARPGETVLLSPACTSWDMYPSYKKRGEHFQHLVKAYGGLL; encoded by the coding sequence ATGACAGAGAATATTCAGCCTGTTGAGGGAAAAAATATAACAATTCTTGGTGCTGGAGTGAGCGGAAAGGGACTAGCTCAATTGGCTAAAACTCTTGGCGCGAATGTTTTTGTTACAGAAAAAAAGGATTCACTTCCATTTGGAAGCGAAGAAGAGTTTAAAAGACAGGGAATTCAATGGGAAGTCGGTAAAAATAGTCCCCGAGCCTTGGAAGCAGATTGTATTGTTGTAAGTTCTGGTGTTTCACCAGAAGTTCCGATATTGAAGGAGGCTCGGCAACGTAATATTCCTATCATCGGCGAAATAGATTTTGTGGCGCCACATATTAGAGGGAAAATAATAGGTGTTACGGGAAGTAATGGCAAAAGCACGGTAACAATGCTTTCGGGACATCTCTTGAATAAATATGGTTATAAAACGGCTGTGGCTGGAAATATTGGGAACCCTCTTTCTTTGTATACGAATCAAGATTGGGACTTTGTTGTTGTTGAATTGAGCAGTTTCCAGCTGTATTGGGCTCACCTTTTAAAAAGCCACGTTGCTATTGTTACTAATCTTGCGCCGGATCATATTGATTGGCATGGTTCCTACGAGAAATATATTGAGGCGAAATCAAATCTACTTCATTTACAGAATGCAGGGTGTTGGGCTGTTGTACAGAATAGAGATATTAAGGCTCTTAATGTTCAAAATAGATTGAGTGTTGCTTCTTTATATTGGTATAAAGAAACACCTGTCTTCGAAACAAACGCTTTTATCAGAATGGAAGAAAAGGGTGCCTGGCTTTCTTATGAAAAAGAACAATTACTTTTCGAATATAAAGATGTGCCTCTTATAGGACGACACAATTTAGAAAATGTTGCAATGACAGTTTCTGCTCTTTCTCTTGGCGGGGTAGTTTGTGAGAAAATTCCTGACCAGCTTGTTGATTTTGTCCCTTTGCCTCATAGATGCACTTTTGTTGCAGAGATAAATAGCGTTAGATATATTGATGATTCGAAAGGGACAAATGTTGCAGCAAGCTCAACTGCGCTAGCCTCAATACATGGATCTAAAGTTGTTATTCTTGGAGGACAAGGTAAAGGAGAGGATTATGCACCTCTCGCAGAAGTAGTTAAAAAAGAAGCACGAGTTGCCATAGTGCTTGGAGCAGAAAAAAGAGCGATTGTTTCTGCTTTGGAGAACATTGGTTTTACACAGTGTGTTGAGGTGGAATCAATGGAAGATGCAGTTAAAAGGGCAATGGAGCTAGCTCGTCCCGGAGAGACTGTACTTCTTTCTCCGGCTTGCACAAGTTGGGATATGTACCCGAGTTATAAGAAACGGGGTGAACATTTCCAGCACCTTGTCAAAGCGTATGGAGGATTGTTGTGA
- the mraY gene encoding phospho-N-acetylmuramoyl-pentapeptide-transferase has translation MSLFLFVIILISSVILEKDWIQRSRRWHMTQVQKEYGPQLHVETKGKTPSMGGVMFPVASLIAIVLMTFMGWGTLGNLLKLWVLPWGAALIGFADDWLKFKSRSSEGLSSLSKLAAQILLVIPWSALIVLKHGIFLWPGMELSWWLAVPLLAFITIGMLNAVNVTDGLDGLAIGATIISIIAFLVWISGDNLVRGCALATLAMCVAFLWYNANPASVFMGDVGSHFLAGILVSLCVFSNFLIAIVPLGFLFGIEILSVSIQLIAIHKFKRKVFRMSPLHHHFELLGWSENQIVTRFWLIHSIGAVILISLISLL, from the coding sequence ATGTCGCTATTTCTCTTTGTCATTATTTTGATAAGTAGTGTTATTTTGGAAAAGGATTGGATTCAACGGTCTAGACGTTGGCATATGACACAGGTTCAAAAAGAGTATGGACCTCAACTTCATGTCGAAACGAAAGGAAAAACACCTTCAATGGGTGGCGTTATGTTTCCTGTTGCTTCTTTAATAGCTATAGTTCTTATGACTTTTATGGGCTGGGGTACATTGGGAAATCTTTTAAAACTCTGGGTATTGCCTTGGGGTGCAGCTTTAATTGGTTTTGCTGATGACTGGCTTAAATTTAAAAGTCGATCAAGTGAAGGCCTTTCGAGCCTTTCTAAACTTGCAGCACAAATATTACTTGTTATCCCATGGTCTGCGTTGATTGTTTTAAAGCATGGTATCTTTCTTTGGCCTGGAATGGAGCTCTCTTGGTGGCTTGCTGTTCCATTATTAGCTTTTATAACTATAGGAATGCTTAATGCCGTAAATGTAACAGATGGTCTTGATGGCTTGGCTATCGGAGCAACTATTATCTCCATTATCGCCTTTTTGGTATGGATTTCAGGCGATAATTTGGTGCGTGGGTGTGCTTTAGCAACTCTTGCCATGTGTGTTGCTTTTCTTTGGTATAATGCCAACCCGGCATCTGTTTTTATGGGGGATGTAGGATCACATTTTCTTGCGGGTATTCTTGTAAGTCTTTGTGTATTTAGTAATTTTCTTATAGCCATTGTCCCCTTGGGATTTTTATTTGGTATAGAAATTCTTTCTGTATCCATACAACTTATTGCTATCCATAAGTTTAAGAGAAAAGTTTTCAGAATGAGCCCTTTACATCATCATTTCGAACTTTTGGGATGGAGCGAGAATCAGATTGTTACGCGCTTTTGGCTAATACATAGTATAGGTGCAGTTATATTGATTAGTTTAATCTCTTTGTTATAG
- the murF gene encoding UDP-N-acetylmuramoyl-tripeptide--D-alanyl-D-alanine ligase, giving the protein MKWLLWKVSDLAESIGVSWWGDDLNLPDLFCVDSREVCPGSAFVAIRGNNQDGHDYIQDAFKRGAVLVIAEKDRFSKNNLKEGQALIEVENTTTDLARMAQAYLSACSPDEVVAITGSVGKTTTRELLKKCFEGAPLVYGAEKSFNTLIGCSLTILGMPAGTSVLILEMGTNKPGEIEEMVRYFPPTRAIITEATSAHLEGLGSIDGVISAKMEIAKTPALKTLIYNADNDKLAHAVSLFSGKYRKIGVGLQRGEVRVLETTFDLVENLPRLKTTISTIDGHVSDIYSGLWGSHNSLLIAFAFAVYLEMGYPREEAIKNLETMSSLPGRGCVFATHRGALIIDDAYNANPLSMKASLSTFASLAVVGRKIAVLGSMKELGLDEDQLHEEVLRETSFLDALFLIGEEWRWGWEKLPEILRNKIVLLSAIQPFAKELAQMIGKGDAVLLKGSHIHNLEKVVLILMEETES; this is encoded by the coding sequence TTGAAATGGTTGCTATGGAAAGTTTCTGATTTGGCAGAGTCTATAGGCGTTTCATGGTGGGGGGACGACTTAAATTTGCCTGATCTTTTTTGTGTTGATAGCAGAGAGGTTTGTCCTGGTTCTGCCTTTGTAGCTATTCGAGGAAATAATCAAGATGGTCATGATTATATACAAGATGCCTTTAAACGAGGGGCAGTTCTTGTTATAGCAGAAAAGGATCGTTTCTCAAAAAATAATCTCAAAGAAGGGCAAGCCCTTATTGAGGTGGAAAATACAACAACAGATTTGGCTCGAATGGCACAGGCGTATCTTTCAGCCTGTTCGCCTGATGAAGTTGTAGCGATAACTGGAAGTGTCGGCAAAACGACAACAAGGGAGCTTCTTAAAAAATGTTTTGAGGGGGCTCCTTTAGTTTATGGAGCAGAAAAGAGTTTTAATACTCTTATAGGATGTTCTCTCACAATTTTAGGCATGCCTGCGGGCACGTCTGTCCTTATCCTCGAAATGGGGACAAACAAACCTGGCGAAATAGAAGAAATGGTACGTTATTTTCCTCCTACAAGGGCTATTATTACTGAGGCTACATCCGCACATCTTGAAGGACTCGGTTCAATAGATGGGGTTATATCTGCGAAAATGGAGATTGCGAAAACGCCAGCTTTGAAAACTCTTATTTACAATGCTGATAACGATAAGCTCGCACATGCTGTTTCTCTTTTTTCAGGGAAGTATCGAAAAATTGGAGTAGGACTTCAAAGGGGTGAAGTTAGAGTTTTAGAAACAACTTTTGACCTCGTTGAGAATTTGCCTCGCTTAAAAACAACGATATCCACTATAGATGGTCATGTAAGTGATATATATAGCGGCTTATGGGGATCGCATAATTCCTTACTCATTGCTTTTGCTTTCGCTGTCTATCTTGAAATGGGATACCCTCGGGAAGAGGCTATAAAAAATTTGGAGACGATGAGTTCTCTTCCTGGACGAGGATGCGTATTTGCAACTCATAGGGGTGCTCTTATTATTGATGATGCTTATAATGCGAATCCATTATCAATGAAGGCTTCTCTTTCTACTTTTGCTTCTCTCGCAGTTGTGGGACGAAAGATAGCTGTGCTTGGAAGCATGAAAGAACTAGGGCTTGACGAAGATCAATTGCACGAAGAAGTGCTGCGAGAGACGTCTTTTCTTGATGCTCTCTTTCTTATCGGAGAGGAATGGCGTTGGGGATGGGAAAAATTACCAGAAATTTTGAGGAATAAGATCGTACTTCTATCTGCTATTCAGCCCTTTGCCAAGGAACTGGCTCAAATGATTGGGAAAGGTGACGCTGTTTTGCTCAAAGGGTCTCATATCCACAACCTTGAAAAAGTTGTATTGATTCTTATGGAGGAAACAGAGTCGTGA
- a CDS encoding V-type ATP synthase subunit D, whose protein sequence is MARLNVNPNRMELSRLKKRLVVAKRGHKLLKDKQDALIKEFLERAREAKALREELESELMACYRSFLLARAQTLPVMLEQALMISGTRCNLSVAKKNVMSVVVPEYAVEQEGNPFSYGLATTQGSLDVALEQFSKLLPRLITLAAKEKAIRLMASEIEKTRRRVNALEHVMIPNFNETIRYITMKLDEQERSTLSRLMKIKDIVRSH, encoded by the coding sequence ATGGCTCGGTTGAACGTCAACCCCAACCGGATGGAGTTATCACGTTTAAAAAAGCGACTTGTTGTTGCGAAGCGCGGTCATAAGCTTCTTAAAGATAAACAGGATGCTTTGATTAAGGAGTTTCTTGAACGTGCACGTGAAGCCAAAGCTCTCCGCGAGGAGTTAGAGTCAGAATTGATGGCATGTTATCGCAGCTTCCTTCTTGCACGGGCACAGACATTACCAGTAATGTTGGAACAAGCTCTCATGATTTCTGGTACTCGCTGTAATTTGAGTGTTGCTAAGAAAAATGTTATGAGTGTTGTTGTTCCGGAATATGCTGTTGAACAGGAAGGAAATCCTTTTAGCTACGGTCTTGCCACAACGCAAGGAAGCCTTGATGTTGCTTTGGAACAGTTTTCAAAGTTGCTTCCGAGACTTATTACACTCGCAGCAAAAGAGAAAGCGATTCGTCTTATGGCTTCAGAAATTGAAAAAACAAGACGTCGTGTCAATGCTCTTGAACATGTTATGATTCCAAACTTCAACGAGACGATTCGTTATATAACGATGAAGCTCGATGAACAAGAGCGCTCGACTCTTAGCCGGTTGATGAAGATTAAAGATATCGTTCGCTCTCACTAG
- a CDS encoding penicillin-binding protein 2 yields MKKNFFKGPWPWVFLLFIVVIIRLFYVHCLPDKRVVRQAQRQYWSEIPVSTTRGSIVDTQGNPLALSVPAYSFFIDPAFWAPSNAQALKKHLPTSVIKKISSPLSGRFHWVARKVNQQEADAMSALNLPGLYRIQEKKRIYPQNVLLSHVLGFCDIDDKGLSGTEFVWDQFLYSPPGIRFFIKDASGQAIDVTTTLSDLDKIEHKGKVCLTVDMRIQYVVERRLEETVNMHKARWGAALCMNPQTGEILAMASVPSFNPNNRKDLLDTKKLFNSVIGRVYEPGSTLKPVIVAIALEKGVTYPSEIFKTPHRIKVADGSISEAGYHNWGKLSLGDIVVKSSNVGMAQLGLRIPPFNMYNSLREWGFGQPIGVELNGVESGLLPSPEQWRGVVPANIAIGQGIGMTPLHLLTATSAIVNGGDLLRPYIVAEVTDSKGRVIYKGQKEVIRTVVSPSIAAWVRKVMRDVVINGTGKRADTQVTTLAGKTGTAQVAEKGVYAKNKWVASFIGFWPYESPQYAMLVVIGEPSKGRYYGGDVAGPLFKSIVEDMALLNL; encoded by the coding sequence ATGAAAAAAAACTTTTTTAAAGGACCTTGGCCTTGGGTTTTTCTGTTATTTATTGTTGTAATTATTCGTCTTTTTTATGTACATTGTTTACCTGATAAAAGAGTTGTACGCCAAGCTCAAAGACAATATTGGAGTGAAATACCGGTAAGTACAACTCGTGGCTCTATTGTCGATACACAAGGGAACCCCTTAGCATTGTCAGTGCCTGCTTACAGTTTCTTTATCGATCCTGCCTTCTGGGCCCCTTCTAACGCACAGGCACTAAAAAAACATCTTCCAACTAGCGTAATAAAAAAAATATCTTCACCTCTATCTGGACGCTTTCATTGGGTAGCAAGAAAGGTAAACCAGCAAGAAGCAGATGCTATGAGTGCTTTGAATTTGCCTGGCCTTTACAGAATTCAAGAAAAGAAGCGTATTTATCCACAAAATGTTCTTCTATCTCACGTTTTAGGCTTTTGCGATATTGATGATAAAGGCCTTAGTGGAACAGAATTTGTTTGGGATCAGTTTTTATACTCACCTCCAGGAATTCGATTTTTTATTAAAGATGCTTCTGGTCAGGCAATAGATGTGACAACAACACTATCGGACCTTGACAAAATAGAGCATAAGGGAAAGGTTTGCCTGACAGTCGACATGCGAATTCAATATGTAGTTGAACGTCGTTTGGAAGAGACAGTGAATATGCATAAAGCACGATGGGGAGCTGCTCTTTGTATGAATCCTCAAACAGGTGAAATATTAGCAATGGCAAGCGTCCCTAGCTTTAACCCTAACAACAGAAAGGACCTTCTTGATACCAAAAAACTTTTTAACAGTGTTATAGGTAGGGTCTATGAGCCTGGCTCGACTCTTAAGCCTGTTATAGTGGCGATTGCTCTTGAAAAGGGAGTAACTTATCCTTCTGAAATATTTAAAACTCCTCACAGAATCAAAGTAGCAGACGGTTCAATTTCTGAAGCAGGATATCATAATTGGGGAAAACTTTCTTTAGGGGATATCGTGGTAAAATCTTCAAATGTCGGAATGGCGCAGCTAGGGTTACGCATTCCTCCTTTTAATATGTATAACAGTCTTAGAGAGTGGGGATTTGGTCAACCTATAGGTGTAGAACTTAATGGCGTTGAATCTGGCCTTTTACCATCGCCGGAACAATGGAGGGGAGTTGTGCCTGCTAATATAGCGATAGGGCAGGGAATAGGTATGACTCCTTTGCATCTTTTAACTGCGACAAGTGCTATCGTAAATGGTGGAGACCTTTTGCGCCCATACATTGTTGCAGAAGTAACAGATAGCAAGGGGCGAGTTATATATAAGGGGCAAAAAGAGGTTATTCGGACGGTAGTTAGCCCTTCCATTGCAGCATGGGTAAGAAAAGTAATGAGGGATGTTGTTATTAATGGAACAGGCAAAAGGGCAGATACACAGGTGACGACATTGGCTGGAAAAACAGGTACAGCGCAGGTAGCGGAAAAAGGAGTTTATGCAAAAAATAAATGGGTGGCTTCCTTTATTGGATTCTGGCCCTATGAATCTCCTCAATACGCTATGCTCGTAGTTATAGGAGAGCCATCAAAAGGACGTTATTATGGTGGAGATGTAGCCGGCCCACTTTTTAAATCTATTGTTGAAGATATGGCTTTACTTAATCTATAG
- a CDS encoding UDP-N-acetylmuramoyl-L-alanyl-D-glutamate--2,6-diaminopimelate ligase, which translates to MSNLQLVLETLKEKKLLKETHNVSDSSVALHDVFNKGQECKDGSLFCCIRGEKHDGHQYAADAVQRGAVALLCEYPLPLSVPQIIVEDARWAMGYAAAAVYGFPSRKISLYGITGTNGKSTSSYMVRSILETAGEKCGLIGTILYSDGKRDLEADRTTPESCEIQRLLSRMVKNGCTSVVMEASSHGAIQGRLNGCLFKSLLFTNLTPEHLDYHKDMEHYFAAKKKIFDEYVIDDWCAAINIDDKYGETLFSAFQERCLSFGLNENKCHDITLNSFEMSLSGIHMNVTFPNDEHIALGLPLTGRFNIYNALGAITMCYKMGFAPDVIQKGLETMPQVPGRLEKYFFSNKVCGVVDYAHTPDALENVLSTLREVCQGKIISVFGHGGERYSANRPLLGQVAARFADVIIVTMDNPRSEDPSQIAEEIEAGITNVPTNPPHYRILDRNEAVRTALSMAKAGDVVVITGKGPERFILMHDQKIEYSDSKAIQQWALDVGLRWN; encoded by the coding sequence ATGTCGAATTTGCAGCTTGTCCTTGAGACGTTAAAAGAAAAAAAACTTTTGAAAGAAACTCATAATGTGTCAGATTCGTCAGTTGCTCTGCACGATGTATTTAATAAAGGGCAAGAATGTAAGGATGGCAGCCTTTTCTGTTGCATTAGAGGAGAAAAACATGATGGACACCAATATGCTGCAGATGCAGTACAAAGAGGTGCAGTTGCTTTACTTTGTGAATATCCCTTACCTTTATCAGTTCCTCAGATTATCGTGGAAGATGCTCGCTGGGCAATGGGATATGCAGCGGCAGCTGTCTATGGATTCCCCTCAAGGAAAATCTCTCTTTATGGCATAACAGGGACCAATGGTAAAAGTACATCCTCATATATGGTCCGTAGTATTTTAGAAACGGCGGGAGAAAAGTGCGGGCTTATCGGAACAATTCTATATTCAGATGGTAAAAGAGATCTTGAAGCAGACAGAACAACGCCAGAAAGTTGTGAAATACAACGTCTTCTTTCACGTATGGTAAAAAATGGATGTACAAGTGTTGTTATGGAGGCTTCTTCTCATGGGGCTATTCAGGGACGTTTGAACGGATGTCTTTTTAAGAGCTTGCTTTTTACCAATTTAACCCCAGAACATCTTGATTATCATAAAGATATGGAGCATTATTTCGCTGCAAAGAAAAAAATTTTTGATGAATATGTCATAGACGATTGGTGTGCAGCTATAAATATAGACGATAAATACGGAGAGACTTTGTTTTCAGCATTCCAAGAACGGTGTCTTTCTTTTGGTCTTAATGAAAATAAATGTCATGATATTACTCTCAACTCTTTTGAAATGTCTCTTTCTGGAATACATATGAATGTAACTTTTCCTAACGATGAACATATAGCTTTGGGCTTGCCCCTTACGGGGCGCTTCAACATATATAATGCTTTAGGTGCTATTACTATGTGCTATAAAATGGGATTTGCTCCTGATGTTATACAAAAGGGATTGGAAACAATGCCCCAAGTTCCAGGGCGATTGGAAAAGTACTTTTTTAGCAATAAAGTTTGTGGAGTTGTCGATTATGCCCATACGCCAGATGCTTTGGAAAACGTACTCTCTACATTAAGAGAGGTATGTCAGGGAAAGATCATTTCTGTCTTTGGACATGGAGGAGAAAGATACAGTGCCAATAGGCCTCTCTTAGGACAGGTTGCAGCACGTTTTGCAGATGTTATTATTGTAACGATGGATAATCCTCGAAGTGAAGACCCGTCACAAATAGCTGAAGAAATAGAAGCGGGAATTACGAATGTACCCACAAATCCACCTCATTATCGAATTCTTGACCGTAATGAGGCTGTGCGTACAGCTCTTTCCATGGCTAAAGCGGGAGATGTTGTCGTAATTACTGGGAAAGGACCTGAACGTTTTATACTTATGCATGATCAAAAAATAGAATATAGCGATTCAAAAGCTATTCAGCAATGGGCTTTAGATGTGGGATTGAGGTGGAATTAG